Within Eggerthella sp. YY7918, the genomic segment CCGCCCAGCTTGCCGGAGTGCAGCGCATCCACCACGGCCTGTTCGTCTACGAGTGAGCCGCGCGCCGTGTTTATTAACATCGCACCGTCTTTCATGTGGGAGATGGATTCGGCATTCATCATGTTGTTGGTTTCAGGTGTCGCGGGTACGTGCAGCGATATGAAGTCTGCTGTGGACAACAGCTCATTAAATTCCACTTGACGAATGCCGTCGCCTTCGGCTTCAGGCTTGGGGCGGTGGTTTGCGAACACCACGGGCATGCCGAAGGCGCGCGCGATGCGTGCGACCGCCTGTCCGATGCTGCCCATGCCCACGATCCCGAGCGTCTTGTCCTGCAGCTCTACGAGCGGTGTTTTCCAAAACGAGAAATCGGCCGCCTTTGTCCAAGCGCCGTCCATGACCAGTTCGGAGTGGTAGCCCACATGCAGACACAATTCCAAGATGAGAGCAAACGTCATCTGTGCCACATCGGGGGTGGAGTAGGCTGGCACGTTGGATACCGTAACGCCGCGTTCGCGGGCTGCGGCGAGGTCAACCACGTTGTAGCCGGTGGAGGTGAGCGCGATCAGCTTGAGGTTCGGGGCCCACGAGAGCGCTTCGGCATCCCAATGCACTTTGCTTGATACGGCCACGTCGGCGTCTGCCACGCGCACAGCCAGCTCGTCACGCGACGTGCGGTCATATACCGTCACCGTGCCGTATTGTTTCAAGGCGTCCCAACTGAGATCGCCCGGGTTGTTCACATATCCCTCCAGAACGACGATGTTCATAACGCTCCTTCCGAAAGCAGAATGTAGTGCGCCTGATTGTAGCAGCCAATTCATGAGCTTCCTGTCTTCGTTCGTTCACCGCTACAACAAGGTAACCGGAAGGAAGGATGAAGCCGCTCTTCGGTTGGAGAAACCAGGTTGACGTAGAAGGTGCTTCGCAGCGTCGACATCTTTCGCTGATCGGCGGCCAACAGAAGAAACAGATCGGCCCGGGGAGAGGGGAGCTCCACCGGGCCACAAGGAGGGGATGACGCGGTGTCTGAGCACCGCTACTGCTTTAAGGGGTAAGCAGTGACAAATCGAAAGGAGGGGAGTCTTTCGTTTGTTGGCGCTAGTATATGATATGCCATTGCAGAAGCTATGATTGACCCGTGCGCGTTTTGTGAATTGGGGGCCTTTTAGGTAACAAATAGGTAACTTTGCACGGGTTTTCCCCTTGTTTCGCACGGCTTTCACGCACGCACCTGTCATTTACAGTGCGCCGCACGCTATCTTCGCAACAGCTCGCCTCGCAATCGCGGCTGCAGTTTGCCGTCACTTTTTCGATGCTGCTTCTTCGCTGCAGTCAAGATCGCACGCAATGCCCGCAGCAACAGGAACAAACGCCTCCGCATCGGCAGTGTCTTCAATGTCGCGTGAACCACGTTTAAGATAGGTGCGCAGCGCGCGCAAGGCAGCCAAATTCTCGGGAGCAAGCGTCCCATTCGTCCGATCGCGTTGCACACTTGCGGCAAGCAATCCTAAGAAGCGCGCGGCCACCACGGCAATGATGGTGGTGGTCAGCAAAAGCTGTACGCCAGCAAGCTGTTCGGCCGCCCAAGCAACCTCTGTGAAGCCCGCCGCCGCAAACGAGGAGGCGAACAGGCTCGTTGCCAACAGCCCTACGGACAGGGGAAACGTCATGCCTGCATAGCCAGCGTGAAAAGCGACCGAGAAGAACTTCGGCAGTTTCCCTATGACATAAACGAGCGATATCACAACGCACGCAAACAATAGGGAAAGCACCACAAGATTTGGTTCGGGAACAGCATTTACGTAGGAAACAAGGCACATGCTGCACGGTCCCAGCATGATGGCTTGCGAGTGCATTGTGGCTTCGGCTACCTCGCAGCGTTTCATGCGCCACAGCATAAAGGGCGTGAGCACAACATAAATGGCAATGCCCCAGACGACGATGCCGATAGCAAAAGGCTCGGGCATAAACTGCATGCCAGCCACCGTGGTCACCATAACGCCGTTGGTGGTGACGTACCAGCTCGGCATGAAGGTTTTCCACTCGAAGCGACGCAAAAAGAAGCGAACAAAGAAAACGACAATATGTATGAACATCAGGGCGAGCATGATAAAAAATACGACTTCGGCGCCCGTCCAGATGGCCGGGAAAAGCTGTGCGTAAAACACGCACAACACCATGATGAGCATGGGAAGCGTAGGGTAGAGCGCTGCGAGCATAGGGTTGGCATACTCGGCAGCCACGACGCTTTTCAGGTGAAAGCCAATCTTGAGACAGTAGGCAAGGGCAACGAAAGTGGCCACACAAACGGCAAACCAGTGAATAAAGGGGAAGCCGAGTCCGTCGTAATAGCCGCTCAACACGAGGAAGCCAAGCGTCGTTGGTACCACTGGCAAAGGAAGCCGCGAAACCTTGTCTTTCAAATACGACATATAACCCTTCCCTTCGCTCAAGAGTGTTGCGGCACCATGATACACCTGTTCACCTTGCTGCGAACATAGGTAAGCTTTTCGGTCCTATAAAGCGTGTTCGGCAGCCCCTGTTCTCCTTTTCGACGCTTTTGAATTAATGCTCGTTCCTGCAAATTGGTGCAGAAGCCGTGTCCTAGTTGCGTCGCCTCAGGTCAGCATCAGGGCGTTTGGGGGCGTCAGCGGATTTCCGATAGGGAGCTAGGTGATGCGAAGAAACAAAAAACTCCCCAGAGGGGAGTTTTAAAAAGCAAAATGGTGCGCCGTGAGGGATTCGAACCCCCGACGTACTGATTCGTAGTCAGTCCCTCTATCCAGCTGAGGTAACGGCGCACGTCGAAACAGCAGAAGCTATTCTGCCAGCAAACGCGTACGCTGTCAACGACAATTTTTCCGATATGGGGAAAATGCGGAACTTTGCCCAAAGAAGACAGCGTATAGCCTCGAAATTGGTTTTCAAAGGAGCCTTTTCCGGGGTTCTCTAAGTTTTCTGTGAGCACCCGCTTCATAAACTAGCAATTACTAGTATACTTACTAGCAAGTGCTAGTAAAGGAGTAGAGGTATGAGGGGCAGGGACACAAAAGATCGCATCGTGACAGAATCATTCACGCTCTTTGCCGAGCGTGGCTACCACGCCGTTTCGGTGCGTGACATTGCAGCGGCAGTGGGCATTAAAGATGCATCGCTGTATAACCACTTTCCCAGCAAGCAAGCCATCTTCACGGCTGTGCTGGAAGGTCAGCTTGAACGGATGCGTACCGTATTTGAGCAGCACGGCGTTATGTATGCGCCAACAGACGACCCGCAGGGATATGCAGGGGTGTTCGAGGCAACGGAGCAGCGCGTACTGGCAGGGTATCGCTTTTTCTTCGAAGATGACGACATGATACGGCTGCGGCGTTTGTTAACCGTAAGTCAGTTTCATGATGAAGGGGCCGCCGAGGCTTTCCGTACCATTTTTATTGAACGACCCTGCGCCATCCAGCGCTCAATCTTTGAACATCTTATGGCGCTAGGAGATTTTAATCGAGACGATGCGGCCGCCCTTGCGCGAGAGTTTCACGGGCCGGTTCTGCTTTTGCTTTTGGAAGGAAAAGCGTGGAGCGAGGCAGAACCGCTGATTGGTAATCATCTGCGACGCTTTGCCGCAATGCATCGCGTGCGTCCGGTTGAGGCGGACGCCTCAAGAGGGGGGAGTCGGACGGTAAAAGAGGAAGGACGCTCGTGAAAACAATCGTGGTCTATCGTTCGCAGACTGGCTTCACGCAACGCTATGCGGAATGGATCGCTGAGGATCTTGGCTGTGAGGCCGTCTCGCTCGACAAAAATCGCAGCTTCGACGTAGGGGGCTACGACATGGTCGTAGTGGGAGGATGGTTCCACGCCGGTGGTTTTATGGGGAAGAAGTGGCTTACCCGCGCTCGGGACGCGCATCCGCAGACGCACTTCGTTGTGTTTGCAGTGGGTGCAACTCCCGCTGAGTGGAGCGATATGGTGGACGAAGCCCTCGCGTGCGAGTTCCCCTCGCCGGAATTCGACGACGTGATGCGCTTCTACCTGCAGGGTGGATTTGCCTACGAACGCCTTAGTAAGCCGAATAAACTTGCCATGAGACTCTTTTTCAGAGTACAGGAGAAGAACGCAGCCACCGATCCTCGCGCTGCCGAGGCGCTCGCAGGCATGCGCGAGGGATTTGATGCCACCGATCGCGCGGCCGTCGCTCCCCTTGTCGCTCACGTTTGTAAATGGGATGAGAAAGAATGACAGCCTTACTTTGCTGGTAGGTCTTCCCGGGGAGATGCGTCGGTCGAATCAAGAACTCAATCCTGAAAAGTATCGCTGTAGACAAGTGGTTCGTATGAAATATTAGCATCCAGCTATTCCAATCCCAAGAAAGGAATCTGAAAAGCTTGCTCGATGGATATGCTGAAGGTGCCAATAAATAGTGCAGTAGCGAGCTATCAGGGTGTAAACCCATAATTCTCGGGACATATCGCTGCGTTTGTATGACTCCGAAAACTAACATTAAGCTAATGCGCACTCAATGAGACAACCGTATTATCGATAGATCAGTTCTCCCTCAAAACTTGACATTGCGGTCCCGGCGTTGTATAACATAACCAACCGACCGGCCGGTAGATATAAAAATGAGTCTCATTTTGAACTGCGTAGAAGCCTATGAGCAATGCAATGAGAGGAGACGACAATGAATAACGGTCTTAAGGGAAAAGATTTCATCAGTATTGCCGATTTTAGTCCTGAGCAGCTGCGATACATCCTTGACCTTGCAGCGGAGCTCAAGTCGCAGAAAAAATCGGGGGTAGATCTGAGACGCTTCAACGGAAAAAATGCTGTGGCAATTTTTGAGTGGGGTTCAACGCGTACGCGTTGTGCTTTTGAAACCTCTTGCAACGACCTTGGTATTTGCTTTACGTACCTTACGAACTCTCATATGGGCGAAAAGGAAACTGTAAAAGACTCTGTACGTGTTCTGTCCGCAATGTATGACATGATTATCTATCGCACTTTGAACTCTACAGATTACTTGCGTGATATTGCAAAAATAGTCGACGTGCCTGTTATTGATGCGCTTTCGGGAGAAGATCACCCGACTCAAATGCTGGCAGATGCGCTCACCATGGAAGAAGAATGGGGAGGACCAGGTTCATGTAGGGGCAAGAAGTTTGCTTTTGTAGGCAACTGCGCAGTTGATCCTCTCTGGTATGGTCGTATATGTGCGCTTCTTGGAATGGATTTTTATGCAATTGGCCCTGATATCAAGATGCTTAAACTTTGCGATGAATGGCGGCAAGAAATTAAGGATTTTTACGCAAAGTGGGCTCCGAATAATAAATTTGTTGAAACCGATGATCTTGATGCTCTTAAAGGTGTGGATGCAATTGCTACCGAATGGTGGCAGAACAGCATCGTCGATGATAACGGTAAGCCCATAGTTGTTGATAGCTATGAAGCCTTTATGGGCAAGAAAAACGAGCTTTTTCCTTATCGTGTCTCAAATGACCTTGTTGCACGCACCGACAAAGAAACAGTTGTTCTTCATATGCTTCCTGCGTGCCATAACGCTGAACACAATATGGCCAAAATGCTTCTTTCAGAAGCGCCTGACGAAGAGTCACGCGAAATCATTCGTGAGGGTTTAGAGATAACCGACGAATGCTTTGAAACGCACGCTCACCATATTTTTCGGGAGGCCGAGAATCGACAGCACACAATCAGAGCCGTTGTTGCTGCGGTGATGGGGTTGTAGAGAGATTGCTTTGTCGTGCGGGCTGTCTTTAGAGGAGGATCATATGAAGCAGACAGCA encodes:
- a CDS encoding flavodoxin domain-containing protein, whose amino-acid sequence is MKTIVVYRSQTGFTQRYAEWIAEDLGCEAVSLDKNRSFDVGGYDMVVVGGWFHAGGFMGKKWLTRARDAHPQTHFVVFAVGATPAEWSDMVDEALACEFPSPEFDDVMRFYLQGGFAYERLSKPNKLAMRLFFRVQEKNAATDPRAAEALAGMREGFDATDRAAVAPLVAHVCKWDEKE
- a CDS encoding tellurite resistance protein; amino-acid sequence: MSYLKDKVSRLPLPVVPTTLGFLVLSGYYDGLGFPFIHWFAVCVATFVALAYCLKIGFHLKSVVAAEYANPMLAALYPTLPMLIMVLCVFYAQLFPAIWTGAEVVFFIMLALMFIHIVVFFVRFFLRRFEWKTFMPSWYVTTNGVMVTTVAGMQFMPEPFAIGIVVWGIAIYVVLTPFMLWRMKRCEVAEATMHSQAIMLGPCSMCLVSYVNAVPEPNLVVLSLLFACVVISLVYVIGKLPKFFSVAFHAGYAGMTFPLSVGLLATSLFASSFAAAGFTEVAWAAEQLAGVQLLLTTTIIAVVAARFLGLLAASVQRDRTNGTLAPENLAALRALRTYLKRGSRDIEDTADAEAFVPVAAGIACDLDCSEEAASKK
- a CDS encoding ornithine carbamoyltransferase — translated: MNNGLKGKDFISIADFSPEQLRYILDLAAELKSQKKSGVDLRRFNGKNAVAIFEWGSTRTRCAFETSCNDLGICFTYLTNSHMGEKETVKDSVRVLSAMYDMIIYRTLNSTDYLRDIAKIVDVPVIDALSGEDHPTQMLADALTMEEEWGGPGSCRGKKFAFVGNCAVDPLWYGRICALLGMDFYAIGPDIKMLKLCDEWRQEIKDFYAKWAPNNKFVETDDLDALKGVDAIATEWWQNSIVDDNGKPIVVDSYEAFMGKKNELFPYRVSNDLVARTDKETVVLHMLPACHNAEHNMAKMLLSEAPDEESREIIREGLEITDECFETHAHHIFREAENRQHTIRAVVAAVMGL
- a CDS encoding D-2-hydroxyacid dehydrogenase; translation: MNIVVLEGYVNNPGDLSWDALKQYGTVTVYDRTSRDELAVRVADADVAVSSKVHWDAEALSWAPNLKLIALTSTGYNVVDLAAARERGVTVSNVPAYSTPDVAQMTFALILELCLHVGYHSELVMDGAWTKAADFSFWKTPLVELQDKTLGIVGMGSIGQAVARIARAFGMPVVFANHRPKPEAEGDGIRQVEFNELLSTADFISLHVPATPETNNMMNAESISHMKDGAMLINTARGSLVDEQAVVDALHSGKLGGFAADVVSVEPMRSDNPLLQAKDANIVVTPHIAWATHEARERLLNVVAANVGAYAEGHPQNVVN
- a CDS encoding TetR/AcrR family transcriptional regulator, with protein sequence MTESFTLFAERGYHAVSVRDIAAAVGIKDASLYNHFPSKQAIFTAVLEGQLERMRTVFEQHGVMYAPTDDPQGYAGVFEATEQRVLAGYRFFFEDDDMIRLRRLLTVSQFHDEGAAEAFRTIFIERPCAIQRSIFEHLMALGDFNRDDAAALAREFHGPVLLLLLEGKAWSEAEPLIGNHLRRFAAMHRVRPVEADASRGGSRTVKEEGRS